The sequence GTGCGGCTTAACCATACAACACCCAAGAAGTGTGAGACCTTGCGGTCAAGAACAAACAAATTATTCAAGTTAGCGTGCTTAAACAGTACGACAACTACAAACCAGCTTTCCAGATTACAATTTATGCCTGGCGGCCATAGCGCTGTGGAACCACCTGATCCCATGCCGAACTCAGTAGTGAAACGCAGCCGCGCCGATGATAGTGTGGCAGCTGCCATGTGAAAGTAGGTCACTGCCAGGCAACTCATTTAGCTGATATAGCTCAGTTGGTAGAGCGCACCCTTGGTAAGGGTGAGGTCCCCAGTTCGAATCCGGGTATCAGCACCAGTTATAAAAACAGTTTTGTTTGATTGCCATAGCGTTGTGGAACCACCTGATCCCATGCCGAACTCAGAAGTGAAACGCATCCGCGCCGATGATAGTGTGGCAGCTGCCATGTGAAAGTAGGTCACAATCAAACACTTATTACTAAGCCCAGCTCTAAGAGCTGGGCTTTTTGCTTTCTGGATGGTGGACGTTCAGACTTTTGCCTCACGCCTCACGCCTCACGCCTCACGCCTCACGCCTCACGCCTCACAGTCCTAACCCTTCTCAAATTTTCTTTTAACATTCGCACTGGGCGGTATTTGATGATCGCTGTCATGGTGTTTGATTGTGACAATACATATCATGGTACGATGGACGACAAGGACGAGTCTTGAGGGTAGAAAGAGTGATCAAGATCACCTTTTTATTGGGTGCTTTACTGCAGAATAGGTAATAACTGGTATTTTATCTGCATGTTAACTTTTGTTAGTATTAACAATGGTTTAATTTTGTTAGGCAGATAACTTATTCGTAAGCAGTCAGAATAACAATGTGAGCGAAATGAACAATAAACAGAATCAAATAGACGTTAAAGACGTCACTCCGGCTGTGCGTTCGCACCGGCCCACAGACGACGGTCATATCTATGTTCGAGCGCAAAAAGGACAATGGCAGAGACTACGCAAATATCTAGGCTGGGTGTTGATGTTACTCTTCGTCGCAGCCCCTTGGATGACTTGGAATGGCCGTCAGGCGCTGTTATTTGATGTAGAACAACAACGCTTTCAGATCTTTGCCGCCACCATCTGGCCACAAGATCTTACCTTGCTCGCTTTGCTGCTAATGGTCTCTGCCGTCGCTTTGTTTTTTGTGACCACCTTTTTAGGCCGAGTATGGTGCGGTTATGTATGTCCGCAAACCGTGTGGACCTTTATTTTCATTTGGTTTGAAGAAAAACTCGAAGGCACTGCTAATAAACGCCGAGCTTTAGATAAAGCACCTTGGAGTTTTAATAAAATCTGGCGTAAAACAGCTAAACATGTGGCTTGGCTGGCGGTATCACTGCTCACCGGTTTTACGTTTATTGCCTTTTTTGTTCCTGCCAAAGAATTGGCGTTAGAGCTAGTCACCTTTTCTACTAGTTTTTGGGTTGGGTTTTGGGTGCTGTTCTTTGCTTTTTGTACCTACGGCAATGCGGGCTGGATGCGTACCATTATGTGTACGCATATCTGCCCTTATTCGCGCTTTCAGTCCGCTATGTTCGATAAAGACAC comes from Oceanisphaera profunda and encodes:
- the ccoG gene encoding cytochrome c oxidase accessory protein CcoG — translated: MNNKQNQIDVKDVTPAVRSHRPTDDGHIYVRAQKGQWQRLRKYLGWVLMLLFVAAPWMTWNGRQALLFDVEQQRFQIFAATIWPQDLTLLALLLMVSAVALFFVTTFLGRVWCGYVCPQTVWTFIFIWFEEKLEGTANKRRALDKAPWSFNKIWRKTAKHVAWLAVSLLTGFTFIAFFVPAKELALELVTFSTSFWVGFWVLFFAFCTYGNAGWMRTIMCTHICPYSRFQSAMFDKDTFTVSYDVERGEARGPRPRKADPKELGLGDCIDCNLCVQVCPAGIDIRDGLQYECINCGACVDACDQTMDRMGYERGLISYTTEHKLQHGVTHVARPKLIGYGIVITVMTAVFIYMASSIMPMGIEIIRDRNQLYRETSEGLIENTYTMKIMNKTLDAQVYRLDVEGLEDVTWIGPKEVTVRGGEILSLPISLATDPYLLSSPVSDVTFVLTHTGLEVGDRKATLRNKSKFFSAF